A genome region from Streptomyces xanthophaeus includes the following:
- a CDS encoding DUF742 domain-containing protein: protein MTPPPAYSDSYGDSYSEGDQPLVRPYAMTGGRTRPRYQLAIEALVSTTADPMHLSGLLPEHQRICTLCREVKSVAEVSALLSMPLGVARILVADLAEAGMVAIHQPGNGEAGGTPDVTLLERVLSGLRNI, encoded by the coding sequence ATGACCCCGCCCCCCGCCTACTCCGATTCGTACGGAGACTCGTACTCGGAAGGCGATCAGCCGCTGGTGCGTCCGTACGCGATGACCGGCGGCCGGACCCGGCCCCGCTACCAGCTCGCCATCGAGGCTCTGGTCAGCACCACCGCCGATCCGATGCACCTGTCCGGCCTGCTCCCGGAGCACCAGCGCATCTGCACGCTGTGCCGCGAGGTCAAGTCGGTCGCCGAGGTCTCCGCACTGCTGTCGATGCCGCTCGGTGTCGCCCGGATCCTCGTCGCCGACCTGGCGGAGGCCGGAATGGTGGCCATCCACCAGCCGGGCAATGGAGAGGCCGGCGGCACGCCGGATGTAACGCTGCTCGAAAGGGTGCTCAGTGGCCTTCGGAACATCTAG
- a CDS encoding sensor histidine kinase: MRRSIASPADEPARGNFTPPPRAAASPVDVPVDPPASSGSSSRFSPRNWRVPTRLNAILLVPALVGLVMGGFQVKGSIDTWNEAKDAENIAMVVQAASGYSQALLNERDLTAEPLLNGQTKDAKVLKAYADTAAAKEKFDKAVKDMPKNLGLERRLDLFRAEEPKLDAVRDKAYVAALESPKKNLPNAAGPIPTEEGYVLVQHYLMQFSNELGLGTGNVTSYGRMVYAIQLAKAANSLQRAVGTHLLVRPSTDENTRKAQLVAFSSYAYLEEIAIGEYVAAGTEDDVNRLKAVMAKKSEEGKAKIADAKHQAEQAGVRFIPPPTINDSALAGMTDAIANSESKKKLSETGATPAFWQAAATAKFDGYDEVEKELLDKAVKEAVAISDDARTDAIVNGAIVVVALLAAFILAGMMARQMGRAMARLRSAAFDIAEQRLPMLVDQLSRTDPGKVDTRVHPIPIDSQDEIGEVARAFDQVHREAVRLAAEQALLRGNVNAIFTNLSMRNQSLIEGQLTLITDLENNEADPDQLENLFRLDHLATRMRRNGENLLILAGEEPGRRWDQPVPLVDVLRAASSEVEQYERIELSGVSEAEIHGQAVTDLVHLLAELLENATTFSSPQTKVRVNATRLPDGRVMVEIHDKGIGLTAEDFADINHKLANPPTVDAAISQRMGLFVVGRLADRHSIRVQLRPSGEAAGTTSLVMLPDAITHGGGGEGIPDDDFTVSQIIPEQQAQQAAPLRTAAELGFDDSRYDQQGPDGLTADPVGRSLGQQERRAALAAQVGYPQEQQQYSAQEYPEPQPEHGYQEYQGYEQQSEQAYDTSYEAQQAQQGYEAYPQQDYGYTEDGYPDQQPATQGYDNGFEAGSGQAEWPEQNTYPAAYQQDYGTESESQAVPEPAPERVGFDRPGAAADTGHAMTGAGLPRRGSQQQWPPGKQEAESTGSLFEQRSPRQQQPAETERAPEGTEGSAAWRSRNDERWQQAGKLREPKAGGVTPSGLPRRVPKANLVEGAAETTPQGGPQVSRAPEDVRGRLSNLRRGVQQGRSAGSEQSSNSYDQER, encoded by the coding sequence GTGAGGCGAAGCATCGCAAGCCCCGCGGATGAACCCGCGCGCGGCAACTTCACCCCGCCGCCGCGAGCGGCCGCGTCGCCCGTCGACGTGCCCGTGGACCCGCCCGCGAGCAGCGGGAGCAGCAGCAGGTTCTCGCCCCGCAACTGGCGTGTGCCGACCCGTCTGAACGCCATCCTGCTCGTGCCGGCCCTCGTGGGTCTGGTCATGGGCGGCTTCCAGGTGAAGGGCTCCATCGACACCTGGAACGAGGCCAAGGACGCCGAGAACATAGCCATGGTCGTCCAGGCGGCCTCCGGCTACAGCCAGGCACTGCTCAACGAGCGTGACCTGACCGCCGAGCCCCTCCTGAACGGCCAGACGAAGGACGCCAAGGTCCTCAAGGCCTACGCGGACACCGCCGCGGCCAAGGAGAAGTTCGACAAGGCCGTCAAGGACATGCCGAAGAACCTCGGCCTGGAGCGGCGCCTGGACCTCTTCCGCGCGGAGGAGCCCAAGCTCGACGCCGTACGCGACAAGGCGTACGTGGCGGCCCTGGAGAGCCCCAAGAAGAATCTGCCCAACGCGGCCGGCCCCATCCCGACCGAAGAGGGCTATGTGCTGGTCCAGCACTACCTCATGCAGTTCTCGAACGAGCTCGGTCTCGGCACCGGCAACGTGACCTCGTACGGCCGCATGGTCTACGCGATCCAGCTGGCCAAGGCGGCGAACTCGCTGCAGCGCGCCGTCGGTACGCACCTGCTGGTGCGCCCGAGCACCGACGAGAACACCCGCAAGGCCCAGCTCGTCGCCTTCTCCTCCTACGCCTACCTCGAAGAGATCGCCATCGGCGAGTACGTCGCGGCGGGTACCGAGGACGACGTGAACCGCCTCAAGGCGGTCATGGCCAAGAAGTCCGAAGAGGGCAAGGCCAAGATCGCCGACGCGAAGCACCAGGCCGAGCAGGCCGGCGTCCGCTTCATACCCCCGCCGACGATCAACGACTCCGCACTCGCCGGCATGACCGACGCGATCGCCAACAGCGAGAGCAAGAAGAAGCTCTCCGAGACCGGGGCGACCCCCGCGTTCTGGCAGGCCGCCGCCACCGCGAAGTTCGACGGTTACGACGAGGTCGAGAAGGAACTCCTCGACAAGGCCGTCAAGGAAGCCGTCGCGATCTCCGACGACGCCCGCACCGACGCCATCGTCAACGGCGCCATCGTGGTCGTGGCCCTCCTCGCCGCCTTCATCCTCGCCGGCATGATGGCCCGCCAGATGGGCCGCGCGATGGCCCGCCTGCGCTCCGCCGCCTTCGACATCGCCGAGCAGCGCCTGCCGATGCTCGTCGACCAGCTCTCGCGCACCGATCCCGGCAAGGTGGACACCCGTGTCCACCCGATCCCCATCGACTCCCAGGACGAGATCGGCGAGGTCGCCCGCGCCTTCGACCAGGTCCACCGGGAAGCGGTACGGCTCGCGGCCGAGCAGGCGCTCCTGCGAGGGAACGTCAACGCGATCTTCACGAACCTCTCCATGCGCAACCAGTCGCTGATCGAGGGCCAGCTGACCCTCATCACCGACCTGGAGAACAACGAGGCCGACCCGGACCAGCTGGAGAACCTCTTCCGCCTGGACCACCTGGCCACCCGTATGCGCCGCAACGGCGAGAACCTCCTCATCCTCGCGGGCGAGGAGCCGGGCCGCCGCTGGGACCAGCCGGTCCCGCTCGTCGACGTGCTGCGCGCCGCCTCCTCCGAGGTGGAGCAGTACGAGCGCATCGAGCTCTCCGGCGTGTCGGAGGCCGAGATCCACGGCCAGGCCGTGACCGACCTCGTGCACCTGCTCGCCGAGCTCCTGGAGAACGCCACCACGTTCTCCTCCCCGCAGACCAAGGTCCGCGTCAACGCCACGCGTCTGCCCGACGGCCGCGTGATGGTCGAGATCCACGACAAGGGCATCGGCCTCACCGCCGAGGACTTCGCGGACATCAACCACAAGCTGGCCAACCCGCCGACCGTGGACGCCGCGATCTCGCAGCGCATGGGTCTGTTCGTGGTCGGCCGACTGGCGGACCGCCACAGCATCCGCGTCCAGCTGCGCCCCTCGGGCGAGGCTGCCGGTACCACCTCGCTGGTCATGCTCCCCGACGCCATCACCCACGGTGGCGGTGGCGAGGGCATCCCGGACGACGACTTCACGGTCTCGCAGATCATCCCGGAGCAGCAGGCCCAGCAGGCCGCCCCGCTGCGCACCGCCGCCGAGCTCGGCTTCGACGACTCGCGGTACGACCAGCAGGGCCCCGACGGCCTCACCGCCGACCCGGTCGGCCGGTCCCTGGGACAGCAGGAGCGCCGGGCCGCGCTGGCGGCCCAGGTGGGTTACCCGCAGGAACAGCAGCAGTACTCCGCCCAGGAGTATCCGGAACCTCAGCCGGAGCACGGGTACCAGGAGTACCAGGGCTACGAGCAGCAGTCCGAGCAGGCCTACGACACCTCCTACGAGGCCCAGCAGGCACAGCAGGGCTACGAGGCGTACCCGCAGCAGGACTACGGCTATACGGAAGACGGTTACCCGGACCAGCAGCCGGCCACTCAGGGCTACGACAATGGCTTCGAAGCCGGGTCGGGACAGGCTGAATGGCCCGAACAGAACACGTATCCGGCTGCCTACCAGCAGGATTACGGGACTGAATCGGAATCCCAGGCCGTCCCCGAACCGGCTCCGGAGCGCGTAGGCTTCGACCGTCCGGGTGCCGCTGCCGACACCGGTCACGCGATGACCGGAGCGGGCCTGCCGCGACGCGGCAGCCAGCAGCAGTGGCCGCCCGGGAAGCAGGAAGCGGAGTCCACCGGATCCCTCTTCGAACAGCGGTCGCCGCGTCAGCAGCAGCCCGCCGAGACGGAGCGGGCGCCGGAGGGAACTGAAGGTTCCGCCGCCTGGCGTTCGCGCAACGACGAACGCTGGCAGCAGGCCGGAAAGCTCCGTGAGCCGAAGGCGGGCGGGGTCACCCCGTCCGGTCTCCCTCGGCGCGTGCCCAAGGCCAACCTGGTCGAGGGCGCAGCGGAGACGACCCCGCAGGGCGGCCCCCAGGTCTCCCGCGCTCCGGAGGACGTCCGCGGCAGGTTGAGCAATCTGCGGCGCGGTGTCCAGCAGGGACGCAGCGCGGGTTCTGAGCAGTCAAGTAACAGCTATGACCAGGAGCGTTAG
- a CDS encoding roadblock/LC7 domain-containing protein has translation MSQAAQNLNWLITNFVDNTPGVSHTVVVSADGLLLAMSEGFPRDRADQLAAVASGLTSLTAGASRIFEGGAVNQTVVEMDRGFLFLMSVSDGSSLAVLAHPECDIGLVGYEMALLVDRAGSVLTPDLRAELQGSLLG, from the coding sequence ATGAGCCAGGCGGCACAGAACCTGAACTGGTTGATCACCAACTTCGTGGACAACACCCCCGGGGTGTCCCACACGGTGGTGGTCTCCGCCGACGGACTCCTTCTGGCGATGTCCGAAGGATTCCCCCGCGACCGCGCCGATCAGCTGGCGGCCGTGGCCTCCGGACTGACCTCGCTGACCGCCGGTGCCTCCCGTATCTTCGAAGGCGGCGCCGTCAACCAGACCGTGGTCGAGATGGACCGGGGTTTCCTCTTCCTCATGTCCGTCTCGGACGGATCCTCGCTGGCCGTACTGGCGCACCCCGAGTGCGACATCGGCCTCGTGGGCTACGAGATGGCTCTTCTGGTGGATCGCGCGGGCAGTGTCCTCACCCCGGACCTGCGTGCCGAACTGCAGGGAAGTCTGCTCGGCTGA
- a CDS encoding GTP-binding protein codes for MAFGTSSGAAPARSTTSAKIVVAGGFGVGKTTFVGAVSEINPLRTEAVMTSASAGIDDLTHTGDKTTTTVAMDFGRITLDQDLILYLFGTPGQDRFWFMWDDLVRGAIGAIVLVDTRRLADCFPAVDYFENSGLPFVVALNGFEGHQPYTPEEVREALQIGPGAPIITTDARHRADAKSALITLVEHALMARLK; via the coding sequence GTGGCCTTCGGAACATCTAGCGGAGCGGCTCCAGCTCGCTCCACCACCTCCGCGAAGATCGTGGTGGCGGGCGGCTTCGGCGTGGGCAAGACCACGTTCGTCGGAGCCGTGTCGGAGATCAACCCGCTGCGCACCGAAGCCGTAATGACCAGCGCCTCGGCCGGGATCGACGACCTCACCCACACCGGTGACAAGACGACCACCACCGTCGCCATGGACTTCGGCCGCATCACGCTCGACCAGGACCTGATCCTGTACCTCTTCGGTACCCCGGGCCAGGACCGCTTCTGGTTCATGTGGGACGACCTGGTCCGCGGCGCCATCGGTGCGATCGTGCTCGTCGACACGCGCCGCCTCGCCGACTGCTTCCCCGCCGTCGACTACTTCGAGAACAGCGGCCTGCCGTTCGTCGTGGCCCTCAACGGCTTCGAGGGACACCAGCCCTACACCCCGGAGGAAGTCCGCGAGGCCCTGCAGATCGGCCCCGGTGCTCCCATCATCACCACCGACGCCCGCCACCGCGCGGACGCCAAGAGCGCGCTCATCACGCTCGTCGAGCACGCCCTCATGGCGCGGCTCAAGTAA
- a CDS encoding acyl-CoA carboxylase subunit epsilon — protein sequence MSITADTLLKVEKGNAQPEELAAITAILLARAAATPEETPVRVPGQAGWRRLERTPGFRAPHSWQG from the coding sequence ATGAGCATCACCGCCGACACCCTGCTGAAGGTCGAAAAGGGCAACGCCCAGCCCGAGGAACTCGCCGCGATCACCGCGATCCTCCTCGCCCGCGCCGCCGCCACGCCCGAGGAGACCCCGGTGCGCGTGCCCGGCCAGGCCGGCTGGCGCCGCCTGGAGCGCACGCCCGGCTTCCGCGCCCCGCACAGCTGGCAGGGCTGA
- a CDS encoding DUF742 domain-containing protein — MTTPGGHPYGGAQQPQGGHDQNRFNFPSAPSRPVPEQNPYQQQPYGQPQQPQYQMPQQPPPRAARQPAPKAHNPLVRPYAMTGGRTRPRYQLAIEALVSTTADPARLQGQLPEHQRICRLCQEIKSVAEISALLSIPLGVARILVADLAEAGLVAIHQPGGDESAGGQPDVTLLERVLSGLRKL, encoded by the coding sequence GTGACAACACCCGGAGGACATCCTTATGGCGGCGCGCAGCAGCCGCAGGGTGGGCACGACCAGAACCGCTTCAACTTTCCCTCCGCACCGAGCCGGCCCGTGCCGGAGCAGAACCCCTACCAGCAACAGCCGTACGGACAGCCCCAGCAGCCCCAGTACCAGATGCCTCAGCAGCCGCCTCCGCGCGCCGCGCGGCAGCCGGCGCCGAAGGCCCACAACCCGCTGGTGCGTCCGTACGCGATGACCGGCGGCCGTACTCGGCCGCGCTACCAGCTCGCCATCGAGGCGCTGGTCAGTACCACGGCGGATCCCGCGCGTCTGCAAGGGCAGTTGCCCGAGCACCAGCGCATCTGCCGCCTGTGCCAGGAGATCAAATCCGTCGCGGAGATCTCGGCACTTCTCTCCATTCCTCTTGGTGTCGCCCGCATCCTCGTCGCCGACCTGGCGGAGGCGGGCCTTGTCGCCATTCACCAGCCCGGCGGCGACGAGTCTGCCGGTGGCCAGCCAGATGTGACACTGCTCGAAAGGGTGCTCAGTGGACTTCGCAAGCTCTAA
- a CDS encoding sensor histidine kinase — protein MQGRFKRDGSAAAEQEPRGGTDRGSSPQHAQNRGPAVEGAGPDTSAAVKAKGRGKSVKARVKAKAGSPAPAGPAEQDEAIPKAPNGPGSRLAMQNWRISTRLVSLLTLPVVAATTLGGFRINDSLNDIAQLEHMQLLTTMTRQATNLAAMLQEERDLSAGPLSLSRGKTTSSVDVVRQQTDTAAKAFAAATDKVDSTGAKDDTLRSIRNNVLQIGRQLTNIETIRTRAYVNGAQQTVSEYNAVIVSLLSLSQDMAQATSNPEMIKRTRALAAFSAAKEYASIQRAIIAASLPDTNERQGELKENDRLYALSAQKGEQQAKTTFGLVYQGRTEELLAGLGDSNSEISTADGYSRRVLASQDAFLREKNRSWLDWYDADGTKLQAMKVIELTLLEEMEQKARELKNEAQQDAIINGALILLVLGVSLVGAFVMARSMIRSLRRLQDTATRVAQDRLPELVKQLSESDPQDVDTSVESVGVHTRDEIGQVAAAFDDVHREAVRLAAEQALLRGNVNAMFTNLSRRSQGLIQRQLSLISELESREADPDQLSSLFKLDHLATRMRRNGENLLVLAGEEPGRRWTRPVPLVDVLRAAASEVEQYERVELASVPGTDVAGRVVNDLVHVLAELLENATSFSSPQTKVKVTGHALPDGRVLVEIHDTGIGLSPEDLAAINERLASPPTVDVSVSRRMGLFVVGRLSLRHGIRIQLRPSDSGGTTALVMLPVDVAQGGKKPAPMPGQGGQGGPGGAPGAPGAQGAVGGPAARPSVGSGPQRGQVAGGGQRAALPGRDGAGQRPQGPQGGRPQQGGPGGRPQQGPTTAGQGQGAFGSGAPLPARGPVASAGFGGGPQARPASGPTGYPQGNGFERPQQPQQHQSQQSQSQQPAPPAAPASNGPRPQLPPRGGAPRAELPGPQTTSWGSDQARGHDELSGPGSTAEFARPDFNAPMPQADGGNSTTGQFERPDVRGPMNPSTTGQFERPGYQPQRPGGPGVGGYAPQQPQAQAPQAGNGYAPAPAARPETPRLPQAHRPEALPPAQSSGDARSPIFDTLESNWFREEGQQPPAQGPGTAIPQQGQQSAPAAAQQQPLPQRGQEQAAESAVTATGTTPTVSWRSSPNDELMRQAERVRQPAAGGITTSGLPRRVPRANLVAGTAQQQTEAQAGPQVSRAPDDVRGRLTNLRRGIQQGRQAGNNGPATGSYHIDPTYQQER, from the coding sequence GTGCAGGGACGATTCAAGAGGGATGGCAGCGCTGCGGCGGAGCAGGAGCCGCGCGGCGGGACCGACCGTGGCTCCTCGCCCCAGCACGCCCAGAACCGCGGGCCGGCTGTCGAAGGCGCAGGCCCCGACACCTCCGCCGCGGTGAAGGCGAAGGGCCGTGGGAAGTCCGTGAAGGCCAGGGTCAAGGCGAAAGCCGGATCCCCCGCGCCTGCCGGACCGGCTGAGCAGGACGAGGCGATACCGAAGGCCCCGAACGGGCCCGGTTCTCGTCTCGCCATGCAGAACTGGCGCATCAGCACGCGACTGGTGTCGCTGCTGACCCTGCCGGTCGTCGCCGCCACCACGCTCGGTGGTTTCCGTATCAACGACTCGCTCAACGACATCGCACAGCTGGAGCACATGCAGCTGCTGACGACGATGACGCGACAGGCCACCAACCTGGCCGCCATGCTCCAGGAGGAGCGCGACCTCTCCGCAGGTCCGCTCTCCCTCTCCCGGGGCAAGACGACCAGCAGTGTCGACGTCGTCCGTCAGCAGACGGACACCGCTGCCAAGGCCTTCGCCGCCGCGACCGACAAGGTCGACAGCACGGGCGCGAAGGACGACACGCTCCGGTCGATCCGTAACAACGTCCTGCAGATCGGCCGTCAGCTCACCAACATCGAGACGATCCGCACCCGGGCGTACGTCAACGGCGCCCAGCAGACCGTCAGTGAGTACAACGCGGTCATCGTCTCGCTGCTCTCGCTCTCCCAGGACATGGCGCAGGCCACCTCCAACCCGGAGATGATCAAGCGTACCCGTGCCCTGGCCGCGTTCTCCGCCGCCAAGGAGTACGCCTCCATCCAGCGCGCGATCATCGCCGCCTCGCTCCCCGACACCAACGAGCGCCAGGGTGAGCTGAAGGAGAACGACCGGCTCTACGCCCTCTCCGCCCAGAAGGGCGAGCAGCAGGCGAAGACGACCTTCGGACTCGTCTACCAGGGCCGGACCGAGGAGCTCCTCGCGGGTCTGGGCGACAGCAACTCCGAGATCTCCACCGCCGACGGCTACTCCCGCCGCGTCCTGGCCAGCCAGGACGCGTTCCTCCGGGAGAAGAACCGCTCCTGGCTCGACTGGTACGACGCCGACGGCACCAAGCTCCAGGCCATGAAGGTCATCGAGCTGACCCTGCTCGAGGAGATGGAGCAGAAGGCCCGTGAGCTGAAGAACGAGGCCCAGCAGGACGCCATCATCAACGGTGCCCTGATCCTCCTCGTCCTCGGTGTCTCCCTCGTCGGCGCCTTCGTCATGGCCCGCTCGATGATCCGCTCGCTGCGCCGCCTGCAGGACACCGCGACGCGCGTCGCGCAGGACCGGCTGCCCGAGCTCGTCAAGCAGCTCTCCGAGTCCGACCCGCAGGACGTGGACACGTCCGTGGAGTCGGTCGGTGTGCACACCCGCGACGAGATCGGCCAGGTGGCCGCGGCATTCGACGACGTGCACCGCGAGGCCGTCCGACTCGCCGCCGAGCAGGCCCTCCTGCGAGGCAACGTCAACGCGATGTTCACCAACCTCTCGCGCCGCTCGCAGGGCCTCATCCAGCGTCAGCTCTCGCTCATCTCCGAACTGGAGTCGCGCGAGGCCGACCCGGACCAGCTGTCCTCCCTCTTCAAGCTCGACCACCTCGCGACCCGCATGCGCCGTAACGGCGAAAACCTCCTCGTCCTCGCGGGCGAGGAGCCGGGCCGCCGGTGGACCCGCCCCGTCCCGCTGGTCGACGTGCTCCGTGCCGCCGCCTCCGAGGTGGAGCAGTACGAGCGCGTCGAGCTGGCCTCGGTGCCCGGCACCGATGTCGCCGGCCGCGTGGTCAACGACCTCGTGCACGTCCTCGCCGAGCTGCTGGAGAACGCCACCTCGTTCTCCTCCCCGCAGACCAAGGTCAAGGTCACCGGTCACGCACTGCCCGACGGCCGCGTGCTCGTCGAGATCCACGACACCGGTATCGGCCTCTCCCCCGAGGACCTCGCCGCGATCAACGAGCGACTCGCGTCGCCGCCGACCGTGGACGTCTCCGTCTCCCGGCGCATGGGCCTGTTCGTGGTCGGCCGCCTGTCCCTGCGACACGGCATCCGGATCCAGCTGCGCCCCTCCGACTCGGGTGGTACGACGGCCCTCGTCATGCTGCCGGTGGACGTCGCCCAGGGCGGCAAGAAGCCGGCTCCCATGCCGGGCCAGGGTGGTCAGGGCGGCCCCGGTGGCGCTCCGGGTGCTCCCGGCGCGCAGGGTGCCGTGGGCGGTCCGGCCGCACGTCCGTCGGTGGGCTCGGGCCCGCAGCGCGGTCAGGTCGCCGGTGGCGGCCAGCGCGCCGCTCTGCCGGGCCGCGACGGCGCCGGCCAGCGTCCGCAGGGCCCGCAGGGTGGCCGCCCGCAGCAGGGTGGTCCCGGTGGCCGTCCGCAGCAGGGTCCGACCACCGCGGGTCAGGGCCAGGGTGCCTTCGGTTCCGGTGCACCGCTGCCGGCCCGCGGTCCGGTCGCCAGTGCCGGCTTCGGCGGTGGCCCGCAGGCCCGTCCGGCTTCCGGTCCGACCGGATACCCGCAGGGCAACGGCTTCGAGCGGCCCCAGCAGCCTCAGCAGCACCAGTCCCAGCAGTCGCAGTCCCAGCAGCCGGCCCCGCCCGCGGCACCGGCTTCGAACGGACCCCGGCCGCAGCTGCCGCCGCGCGGTGGCGCTCCTCGTGCGGAGCTCCCCGGCCCGCAGACCACCAGCTGGGGCAGCGACCAGGCGCGCGGTCACGACGAGCTGTCGGGCCCCGGCTCGACGGCCGAGTTCGCCCGCCCGGACTTCAACGCCCCGATGCCCCAGGCGGACGGCGGCAACAGCACGACCGGACAGTTCGAGCGTCCGGACGTGCGGGGCCCCATGAACCCGTCCACCACCGGACAGTTCGAGCGCCCGGGCTACCAGCCCCAGCGTCCCGGCGGCCCCGGTGTCGGCGGCTACGCCCCGCAGCAGCCCCAGGCTCAGGCTCCGCAGGCCGGCAACGGGTACGCACCCGCACCGGCCGCGCGCCCCGAGACCCCGCGGCTGCCGCAGGCACACCGGCCGGAGGCGCTGCCCCCGGCCCAGAGCTCCGGCGACGCCCGCAGCCCGATCTTCGACACCCTGGAGTCGAACTGGTTCCGCGAGGAGGGGCAGCAGCCCCCCGCGCAGGGACCGGGCACGGCGATCCCCCAGCAGGGCCAGCAGTCCGCTCCGGCGGCTGCGCAGCAGCAGCCGCTGCCGCAGCGCGGCCAGGAGCAGGCGGCCGAGTCCGCCGTCACGGCGACCGGCACCACGCCGACCGTCAGCTGGCGGTCCTCGCCGAACGACGAGCTGATGCGGCAGGCCGAACGCGTGCGTCAGCCCGCCGCAGGCGGCATCACGACCTCGGGGCTGCCCCGCCGGGTCCCGCGGGCGAACCTCGTGGCCGGCACCGCGCAGCAGCAGACCGAGGCGCAGGCGGGTCCGCAGGTCTCGCGGGCGCCGGACGACGTCCGCGGCCGTCTGACCAACCTCCGACGCGGTATCCAGCAGGGCCGTCAGGCCGGCAACAACGGACCGGCGACCGGCAGTTACCACATCGACCCCACTTACCAGCAGGAGCGTTAG
- a CDS encoding GTP-binding protein translates to MDFASSNGGAAPARSTTSAKIVVAGGFGVGKTTFVGAVSEINPLRTEAVMTSASAGIDDLTHTGDKTTTTVAMDFGRITLDQDLILYLFGTPGQDRFWFMWDDLVRGAIGAVVLVDTRRLADCFPAVDYFENSGLPFVVALNGFDGNQAYTPEEVREALQIGPDAPIITTDARHRADAKSALITLVEHALMARLR, encoded by the coding sequence GTGGACTTCGCAAGCTCTAACGGCGGAGCGGCTCCTGCTCGCTCCACCACCTCCGCGAAGATCGTGGTGGCGGGCGGCTTCGGCGTGGGCAAGACCACGTTCGTCGGCGCGGTCTCCGAGATCAACCCGCTGCGCACCGAAGCCGTGATGACCAGCGCCTCGGCCGGGATCGACGACCTCACCCACACCGGTGACAAGACGACCACCACCGTCGCCATGGACTTCGGCCGCATCACCCTGGACCAGGACCTGATCCTGTACCTCTTCGGTACCCCGGGCCAGGACCGCTTCTGGTTCATGTGGGACGACCTGGTCCGCGGCGCCATCGGCGCCGTCGTGCTCGTCGACACGCGCCGCCTCGCCGACTGCTTCCCCGCCGTCGACTACTTCGAGAACAGCGGCCTGCCGTTCGTCGTGGCCCTCAACGGCTTCGACGGGAACCAGGCCTACACGCCGGAGGAAGTCCGCGAGGCCCTGCAGATCGGCCCGGACGCCCCGATCATCACCACCGACGCCCGCCACCGCGCGGACGCCAAGAGCGCGCTCATCACGCTCGTCGAGCACGCCCTCATGGCGCGCCTGCGGTAG
- a CDS encoding roadblock/LC7 domain-containing protein produces the protein MSQAAQNLNWLITNFVDNTPGVSHTVVVSADGLLLAMSDGFPRDRADQLAAVASGLTSLTAGASRIFEGGAVNQTVVEMDRGFLFLMSVSDGSSLAVLAHPECDIGLVGYEMALLVDRAGSVLTPDLRAELQGSLLN, from the coding sequence ATGAGCCAGGCGGCACAGAACCTGAACTGGTTGATCACCAACTTCGTGGACAACACCCCTGGGGTGTCCCACACGGTGGTGGTCTCCGCCGACGGCCTTCTTCTGGCGATGTCCGACGGATTTCCGCGCGACCGCGCCGATCAGCTGGCGGCCGTGGCCTCCGGACTGACCTCGCTGACCGCCGGTGCCTCTCGCATCTTCGAGGGTGGCGCCGTCAACCAGACCGTGGTCGAGATGGACCGGGGATTCCTTTTCCTCATGTCCGTCTCGGACGGTTCGTCCCTCGCGGTGCTCGCGCACCCGGAGTGCGACATCGGCCTCGTGGGCTACGAGATGGCTCTTCTGGTGGATCGCGCGGGCAGTGTCCTCACCCCGGATCTGCGCGCCGAGCTGCAAGGAAGTCTTCTCAACTAG